Proteins from one Flavobacterium branchiarum genomic window:
- a CDS encoding NADP-dependent isocitrate dehydrogenase — MTQNSKIVYTLTDEAPLLATYSFLPIVQEFTATAGITIETRDISLVSRILSNFPEYLTDSQKTGDALAELGQLATKPEANIIKLPNISASVPQLKAAIAELQSHGYKIPNFPEDPQNDTEKEIKAKYSKVLGSAVNPVLREGNSDRRAPRAVKNFAKANPHSMGAWSPDSKTHVASMSKGDFYGSEKSLTVPNATDVKIEFVAEDGTTTVLKESTPLKAGEIIDSAVLNLNALKSFVETTIEEAKKENILLSVHLKATMMKVSDPIIFGAIVEVYFKDVFEKYATLFSELNIDTRNGLGDVYAKIAGTPQQAEVEAALDAAIAKGPALAMVNSDKGITNLHVPSDVIVDASMPAMIRTSGQMYNKEGKQQDTVAIIPDRSYAGVYTATIDFCKKHGAFDPTTMGSVPNVGLMAQKAEEYGSHDKTFQIKGNGVVRVVDTNGTVLMEQAVEDKDIFRMCQAKDAPIQDWVKLAVNRARLSNTPAVFWLDENRAHDRELIEKVNTYLKDYDTTGLDIRILNPIEATNFTLERIIKGLDTISVTGNVLRDYLTDLFPILEVGTSAKMLSIVPLMNGGGLFETGAGGSAPKHVEQFTQEGYLRWDSLGEFLALGASLEHLGQTLNNSKAIVLAETLDEANDKFLANDKSPARKIGQIDNRGSHFYLAFYWAQALAAQDKDAELKAIFTPIAAEFAENEAKINAELIAAQGKPQDIGGYYQPNPELTSKAMRPSPTFNSILAKIA, encoded by the coding sequence ATGACACAGAATTCAAAAATTGTTTACACCTTAACAGATGAGGCGCCGTTATTAGCGACTTATTCTTTCTTGCCTATTGTACAAGAATTTACTGCTACAGCGGGTATTACTATTGAAACTAGAGACATTTCGTTGGTGTCTCGAATTTTATCTAATTTCCCAGAGTACTTGACCGATTCTCAAAAAACAGGGGACGCCTTGGCTGAGCTAGGACAACTTGCTACTAAACCGGAAGCAAACATTATTAAGTTACCAAACATCTCGGCTTCAGTTCCACAATTAAAAGCGGCTATTGCTGAATTGCAATCTCACGGATATAAAATCCCTAATTTCCCTGAAGATCCACAAAACGATACTGAAAAAGAAATTAAGGCTAAATACTCTAAAGTATTAGGTTCTGCAGTAAACCCAGTTTTACGTGAAGGAAACTCTGATCGTAGAGCACCAAGAGCAGTGAAGAATTTTGCAAAAGCAAATCCTCACTCAATGGGAGCTTGGTCACCAGACTCAAAAACTCATGTTGCATCAATGTCTAAAGGTGACTTTTACGGAAGTGAAAAATCACTTACTGTTCCTAATGCTACTGATGTAAAAATTGAATTTGTTGCTGAAGATGGGACTACTACTGTTTTAAAAGAAAGTACTCCACTAAAAGCAGGAGAGATTATCGATAGTGCTGTATTAAACTTAAATGCTTTAAAAAGCTTTGTTGAAACAACGATCGAAGAAGCAAAAAAAGAAAACATATTACTTTCAGTTCACTTGAAAGCTACAATGATGAAAGTTTCTGATCCAATTATTTTTGGAGCTATTGTAGAAGTTTACTTTAAAGATGTATTTGAAAAATACGCTACTTTATTTAGCGAATTAAATATTGATACAAGAAACGGATTGGGTGATGTTTATGCAAAAATTGCAGGAACACCTCAACAAGCTGAAGTTGAAGCAGCATTAGATGCAGCTATAGCTAAAGGTCCAGCTCTTGCAATGGTAAACTCTGACAAAGGGATTACTAACTTACACGTTCCATCAGATGTGATTGTTGATGCTTCTATGCCTGCAATGATTCGTACTTCTGGACAGATGTATAACAAAGAAGGAAAACAACAAGATACAGTTGCAATTATCCCAGACCGTTCTTATGCTGGTGTTTATACTGCAACAATCGATTTCTGTAAAAAACATGGTGCTTTTGACCCAACTACAATGGGAAGTGTACCAAACGTAGGTTTGATGGCTCAAAAAGCAGAAGAATACGGATCTCATGACAAAACTTTCCAAATAAAAGGAAATGGTGTTGTGCGTGTAGTTGATACTAACGGAACTGTATTAATGGAACAAGCTGTTGAAGATAAAGATATCTTTAGAATGTGTCAGGCAAAAGACGCTCCTATTCAAGACTGGGTAAAACTAGCTGTAAATAGAGCTCGTTTATCTAATACTCCAGCAGTTTTCTGGTTAGACGAAAACAGAGCACACGATAGAGAATTAATCGAAAAAGTAAATACGTACCTTAAAGATTACGATACTACAGGTTTAGATATTCGTATTTTAAATCCAATCGAAGCTACAAACTTTACTCTAGAAAGAATCATTAAAGGATTAGATACTATTTCTGTAACTGGAAACGTATTACGTGATTACCTAACAGATTTATTCCCAATTCTTGAAGTTGGAACTTCTGCTAAGATGCTTTCTATTGTTCCTTTAATGAATGGTGGCGGATTGTTTGAAACTGGTGCTGGAGGTTCTGCTCCTAAACACGTTGAGCAATTTACTCAAGAAGGATATTTACGTTGGGATTCTTTAGGAGAATTTTTAGCTCTTGGTGCTTCATTAGAGCATTTAGGTCAAACTTTAAACAACTCTAAAGCAATTGTACTAGCTGAAACTCTAGATGAGGCAAATGACAAATTCCTTGCAAACGATAAATCTCCAGCTCGTAAGATTGGTCAAATCGATAATCGTGGTTCACACTTTTATTTAGCATTTTATTGGGCTCAAGCTTTGGCTGCTCAAGATAAAGATGCTGAATTAAAAGCAATCTTCACTCCGATCGCTGCTGAGTTTGCTGAGAATGAAGCTAAAATAAATGCAGAATTAATTGCAGCACAAGGAAAACCTCAAGATATTGGTGGTTACTACCAACCAAATCCTGAATTAACTAGCAAAGCAATGCGTCCTAGCCCTACATTTAATTCAATTTTGGCTAAAATAGCTTAA
- the rplS gene encoding 50S ribosomal protein L19: MADLMKFVQTEFVAKKDFPVFGAGDTITVFYEIREGEKTRTQFFKGVVIQRRGSGNTETFTIRKMSGAVGVERIFPVNLPALQKVEVNKRGAVRRARIFYFRELTGKKAKIRDKRR; this comes from the coding sequence ATGGCAGATTTAATGAAATTCGTTCAAACCGAATTTGTTGCAAAAAAAGATTTCCCAGTTTTCGGAGCTGGAGATACTATCACAGTTTTCTACGAAATTAGAGAGGGTGAAAAAACAAGAACTCAGTTTTTCAAAGGAGTTGTTATTCAAAGAAGAGGTTCTGGAAACACAGAGACTTTTACAATTCGTAAAATGTCTGGTGCTGTTGGTGTAGAGCGTATCTTCCCAGTTAACTTACCAGCTTTACAAAAAGTTGAAGTTAACAAAAGAGGAGCTGTACGTAGAGCTAGAATTTTCTACTTCAGAGAACTTACTGGTAAAAAAGCTAAGATTAGAGACAAAAGAAGATAA
- the trmD gene encoding tRNA (guanosine(37)-N1)-methyltransferase TrmD — protein MRIDIITVLPELLRSPFEASIMKRAIDKGIVEVHFHNLRDYTTNKQKSVDDYPFGGGAGMVMTVQPIDACITHLKSERTYDEIIYMSPDGETLNQKMANTMSMYENIIILCGHYKGVDQRVRDHFITKEISIGDYVLSGGELGALVLSDALIRLIPGVLSDETSALTDSFQDNLLSGPIYTRPADYKGWKVPDVLTSGHFAKIDKWREDMAYEHTKNRRPDLLEDN, from the coding sequence ATGCGCATAGATATTATTACTGTTTTACCAGAGTTATTACGCAGTCCATTTGAGGCTTCAATTATGAAACGTGCTATTGACAAGGGTATTGTTGAAGTTCATTTTCATAATTTACGTGACTATACAACCAACAAACAGAAGAGTGTTGATGACTATCCTTTTGGCGGTGGTGCCGGAATGGTAATGACTGTTCAGCCTATTGATGCTTGTATTACTCATTTAAAAAGTGAAAGAACCTACGACGAGATTATATATATGTCGCCTGATGGTGAAACGCTGAACCAAAAAATGGCTAACACTATGTCGATGTACGAAAACATTATCATTTTGTGCGGACATTACAAAGGTGTTGACCAACGAGTTCGCGATCATTTTATTACGAAAGAAATATCAATTGGTGATTATGTTTTATCTGGTGGTGAATTAGGCGCTTTGGTGTTATCAGATGCTTTAATTCGATTAATCCCTGGCGTTTTAAGCGACGAAACTTCTGCTTTGACTGATAGTTTTCAAGATAACTTATTATCTGGACCTATATATACTCGCCCTGCTGATTACAAAGGATGGAAAGTTCCTGATGTTTTAACCAGCGGTCACTTTGCTAAAATTGACAAATGGAGAGAAGATATGGCTTACGAACATACTAAAAACAGAAGACCTGATTTACTTGAAGATAATTAG
- the blaOXA gene encoding class D beta-lactamase, whose amino-acid sequence MKNQKLSIFLFLTIILNVSCQSKNKEGKIETKKEAEKETQIVVSQFGEILDSLKVKGSILIYDANKNTYYSNDFAWAKRGNLPASTFKIPNSIIALETGVVKSDSTIFKWDGEKRWMKAWEQDLTLKQAFKVSCVPCYQEIARKVGVKRMKSYLKKLNYNSMVFDTLTLDDFWLKGKSRISQMQQVDFLKRLYFSELPISKRTESIMKDIMEVEKKDDYVLRGKTGLSIEDEKRNGWFVGYLENKNGVYFFATNIEPTKDINQDEFIAMRLNATKVALKNLQKM is encoded by the coding sequence ATGAAAAATCAAAAGCTATCTATCTTCCTATTTTTAACGATAATTTTAAACGTAAGTTGTCAATCAAAAAATAAAGAAGGTAAAATTGAAACTAAAAAAGAAGCTGAAAAAGAAACACAAATTGTAGTTTCTCAGTTTGGTGAAATTTTGGATAGCCTAAAAGTTAAAGGATCAATACTGATTTATGATGCAAATAAGAATACTTATTATTCTAATGATTTTGCTTGGGCAAAGAGAGGAAACCTTCCTGCATCAACATTTAAAATTCCAAATTCTATTATTGCATTAGAGACAGGAGTCGTAAAAAGTGATTCAACTATTTTTAAATGGGATGGAGAAAAAAGATGGATGAAAGCATGGGAGCAAGATTTAACACTCAAACAAGCATTTAAAGTTTCATGCGTGCCTTGTTATCAGGAAATCGCAAGGAAAGTGGGAGTGAAGCGAATGAAATCGTATCTGAAAAAACTCAATTACAATTCAATGGTTTTTGATACATTAACCTTAGATGATTTTTGGTTAAAAGGGAAATCAAGAATATCGCAAATGCAACAAGTTGATTTCTTAAAAAGATTGTATTTCTCAGAATTACCTATTTCAAAAAGAACCGAATCGATAATGAAAGATATTATGGAAGTTGAAAAAAAGGATGATTATGTTTTAAGAGGAAAAACAGGTTTGTCTATAGAAGATGAAAAACGTAATGGTTGGTTTGTAGGTTATCTGGAAAATAAAAATGGAGTTTACTTTTTTGCAACGAATATAGAACCAACAAAAGATATCAATCAAGATGAATTTATAGCAATGCGATTGAATGCGACTAAAGTAGCATTGAAGAATCTTCAAAAAATGTAA
- a CDS encoding TIGR02117 family protein: MKKALKIIGKILLGFVAFILLYVILAYSISRITVEREPNTKEEVTIYIMTNGVHTDIVVPTRNEFMDWSKMVKYENTISKDTTYQYLAMGWGDKGFYLETPNWSDLKISTALKAASGLSNTAIHATYFSNIKENESCKKIVISKEQYSRLVDYIKSSFKKDEKGQFIHIKTDQNYGKRDAFYEGTGSYSLLHTCNTWANNALKVSGQKCCFWTPIDSAIFSKYETN, encoded by the coding sequence TTGAAAAAAGCTTTAAAAATTATTGGCAAAATCCTACTTGGATTTGTTGCCTTTATCTTGCTGTATGTTATTCTTGCTTATTCTATTTCAAGAATTACAGTTGAGAGAGAACCAAATACGAAAGAAGAAGTTACGATTTATATCATGACTAATGGAGTTCATACTGATATTGTAGTTCCTACTCGAAACGAATTTATGGATTGGAGCAAAATGGTAAAGTATGAAAATACAATATCTAAAGACACAACATATCAATATCTAGCAATGGGCTGGGGAGATAAAGGATTTTATTTAGAAACGCCAAACTGGTCAGATCTTAAAATTTCGACTGCGCTTAAAGCAGCTTCAGGATTGAGTAATACGGCAATACATGCAACCTATTTTTCGAACATAAAAGAAAATGAAAGCTGTAAAAAAATTGTAATCAGCAAAGAGCAATACAGTCGCTTGGTAGATTATATTAAAAGCAGTTTCAAGAAAGATGAAAAGGGACAATTTATACACATCAAAACAGACCAGAACTACGGTAAAAGAGATGCTTTTTATGAAGGAACTGGAAGTTACAGTTTACTTCATACTTGCAATACATGGGCAAATAATGCACTAAAAGTAAGTGGACAAAAGTGTTGTTTCTGGACACCTATAGATTCGGCAATCTTTTCAAAATACGAAACAAATTAA
- the yiaA gene encoding inner membrane protein YiaA, translating into MVQKTSNAFVAASWIAMGAGIIGYLVGLARAEMLLNEKGYYFTVLMFGLFAVISLQKSVRDKLEGFPVTDIYYGICWFGTILSIALLTAGLWNATILPSEKGFYAFAFLLGIFGAIAVQKNTRDNLVIKE; encoded by the coding sequence ATGGTACAAAAAACGTCGAATGCATTTGTTGCAGCATCTTGGATTGCTATGGGAGCAGGAATTATTGGTTATTTAGTAGGACTTGCAAGAGCTGAAATGTTATTAAATGAAAAAGGATATTACTTCACGGTTTTAATGTTCGGATTGTTTGCAGTAATATCATTGCAAAAAAGTGTAAGAGATAAATTAGAAGGATTTCCTGTAACGGATATTTATTATGGAATTTGTTGGTTTGGCACAATTCTGTCAATTGCTTTATTGACAGCTGGATTGTGGAATGCTACGATTTTGCCTAGTGAAAAAGGATTTTATGCTTTTGCATTTTTATTAGGGATTTTTGGTGCAATTGCAGTTCAAAAAAACACTAGAGATAATTTAGTTATTAAAGAATAA
- a CDS encoding aspartate/glutamate racemase family protein, producing MRKIGLVGGISWVSTIDYYRFINEGINEKLGGLNFAECIIYSLNFDDFQRNNTANNWDVTFELITNACKSLEKSGAEAIVLCANTAHAVVERVEKEISLPIIHVATATATAINKIGLKKVGLLGTKFTMEMDFYKDKLAEYNIETVVPFLQDERDYIQKTLKEELGRGIINEQTKRAYIMVINKLIENGAEGIILGCTEIPMLISQDDISVPVFDTTKIHSDAAVKFALSLD from the coding sequence ATGAGAAAAATTGGGCTTGTTGGAGGTATTAGTTGGGTTTCTACCATTGATTATTACCGTTTTATTAATGAAGGAATAAATGAAAAATTAGGAGGACTTAATTTTGCAGAATGCATCATTTATTCTTTAAATTTTGATGATTTTCAACGAAACAATACAGCCAATAATTGGGATGTAACATTCGAGCTAATAACAAATGCGTGTAAAAGCCTTGAGAAAAGTGGTGCCGAAGCAATTGTTTTATGTGCTAATACAGCACATGCAGTTGTAGAAAGAGTTGAGAAAGAAATTTCGCTGCCAATTATTCATGTTGCAACTGCTACGGCGACAGCAATAAATAAGATAGGATTAAAAAAGGTTGGTTTGTTGGGAACAAAATTCACCATGGAAATGGATTTTTATAAAGACAAACTTGCAGAATATAATATTGAGACAGTTGTACCTTTTCTTCAGGATGAACGAGATTATATTCAGAAGACATTAAAAGAAGAATTAGGAAGAGGAATTATCAATGAGCAAACCAAAAGAGCTTATATTATGGTGATTAATAAATTAATTGAAAACGGTGCCGAAGGAATTATTTTGGGTTGTACCGAAATTCCAATGCTTATAAGTCAGGATGATATTTCAGTTCCAGTTTTTGATACAACAAAAATTCATTCAGATGCAGCAGTGAAATTTGCGCTGTCATTAGATTAA
- a CDS encoding cupin domain-containing protein, whose product MESFGTSEKFLFNDEIEWEVVGEGIKRKIMAYDDRVMLVNVHFEKGGIGVLHEHYHSQVTYVASGKFEVTIDNETKTLKAGDSFYIPPHAIHGVVCLESGLLTDVFSPIREDFMKG is encoded by the coding sequence ATGGAAAGTTTTGGAACAAGTGAAAAATTTCTTTTTAATGATGAAATTGAATGGGAAGTTGTTGGTGAAGGAATCAAGCGTAAAATAATGGCATATGATGACAGAGTAATGTTAGTTAATGTTCATTTTGAAAAAGGAGGTATTGGAGTGTTGCACGAACATTATCACTCACAGGTTACCTATGTGGCAAGCGGAAAATTTGAAGTGACAATTGATAACGAAACTAAAACGCTAAAAGCGGGAGATAGTTTTTATATTCCGCCACACGCCATACATGGAGTTGTTTGTCTAGAAAGCGGTTTACTAACAGATGTTTTCAGTCCTATTCGGGAAGACTTTATGAAAGGCTAA
- a CDS encoding sugar phosphate isomerase/epimerase family protein: protein MISRRNFIINTGMATATVCLIPSFAFALNKRAIGLQLYTLRNELPNDVKGTLEKVAQAGYTAVELYGFSIKDQFWGLSSEELKKLLDANGLKAVSGHYSLGTFFYDGNTTELEAAIKAAKVLKSEYITVPWLDESLRRSVDDYKKIASLLNKAGGICKKAGLKLAYHNHDFEFKKYDNITGYEILLKETDRNLVYFEMDLYWVVYSKINQIELFRQNPGRFAMWHVKDMDKSDATLNTEIGSGSIDFKSIFEEAKLSGMKHFFVEQETNYMPNEIASIKTSCEFIVKELI from the coding sequence ATGATTTCAAGAAGAAACTTTATAATCAATACAGGAATGGCTACGGCCACAGTTTGTTTAATTCCTTCATTTGCGTTTGCTTTAAATAAAAGGGCAATTGGATTACAGTTATATACTTTGCGGAATGAATTACCAAATGATGTAAAAGGAACTTTAGAGAAAGTGGCACAAGCTGGATATACAGCAGTTGAACTATATGGTTTCTCAATTAAAGATCAGTTTTGGGGATTGTCATCTGAAGAATTAAAAAAACTATTAGATGCAAATGGATTAAAAGCAGTAAGTGGACATTACAGTTTAGGAACTTTTTTCTATGACGGCAACACCACAGAACTTGAAGCGGCTATAAAAGCAGCAAAAGTTTTAAAAAGTGAATATATAACAGTTCCTTGGTTAGACGAAAGCTTAAGAAGAAGTGTTGACGATTATAAAAAAATAGCTTCATTGCTAAATAAGGCTGGAGGAATTTGTAAAAAAGCAGGTTTGAAATTAGCCTATCACAATCATGATTTTGAGTTTAAAAAATATGATAATATAACAGGTTATGAAATTCTACTAAAAGAGACGGATAGAAATTTAGTTTATTTTGAAATGGATTTATATTGGGTAGTATATTCTAAAATTAATCAGATAGAACTGTTTCGGCAAAATCCCGGCCGCTTTGCGATGTGGCATGTAAAAGATATGGATAAAAGCGATGCCACTTTAAATACAGAGATTGGTTCAGGAAGCATAGATTTTAAATCTATTTTTGAAGAAGCCAAGCTTTCAGGAATGAAGCACTTTTTCGTAGAACAAGAAACAAATTATATGCCGAATGAAATTGCGTCAATAAAAACGAGCTGTGAATTTATAGTAAAAGAGCTAATTTAG
- a CDS encoding MFS transporter, giving the protein MAVCTGLIVANLYYCQPLIVLIANEFKIPEADAGTITYLTQAGYAIGLFFMVPLGDKIERKKQILITTLATVVALVIAATAQSFLVLEIASLLIGITSIVPQLILPLAASLSDPGERGKVIGTIMSGLLVGILLSRTLSGIIGEFMGWRSMFWIAAGICLLLFFVMQKQFPYNKPVFHGSYGQLLQSLFTLIKTQPLLREATLINAFCFAQFGAFWTTMVLLLSDAPFHFTSSTIGLFGIVGATGALAAPLVGRLGDKGNSRIAVGYGCLMMLISFIIFYFSGSSIVGIIIGIVCIDIGIQGVHISNQTRVYSLLPEARNRLNTVFMSFSFLGTAAGSAYGLFLWKLGGWHAVTIGCAVLALLALTVYGLTYKSKK; this is encoded by the coding sequence ATGGCAGTTTGCACTGGACTTATAGTTGCAAACCTTTATTATTGTCAGCCTTTAATTGTTTTAATTGCCAATGAATTTAAGATTCCTGAAGCCGATGCAGGAACAATAACTTATCTTACCCAAGCAGGTTACGCTATTGGCCTCTTTTTTATGGTGCCACTTGGTGATAAAATTGAGCGTAAAAAACAAATTTTGATTACCACGCTTGCAACTGTTGTTGCTTTAGTTATTGCGGCAACTGCCCAAAGCTTTTTAGTTTTAGAAATTGCTTCCCTTCTTATCGGAATCACATCAATAGTTCCGCAGTTAATTTTGCCTTTGGCAGCTTCATTGAGTGATCCTGGTGAACGAGGTAAAGTAATAGGAACAATTATGAGCGGTTTGCTAGTTGGAATTTTATTATCGAGAACTTTAAGCGGAATTATAGGAGAGTTTATGGGGTGGAGATCAATGTTTTGGATCGCAGCAGGGATATGTTTACTTCTCTTTTTTGTTATGCAAAAACAATTTCCGTACAACAAACCAGTATTTCATGGTTCATACGGGCAATTACTACAATCACTTTTTACACTTATTAAGACACAACCTTTATTAAGAGAAGCAACTTTAATTAACGCATTTTGTTTTGCGCAATTTGGAGCTTTTTGGACAACAATGGTATTGTTATTATCCGATGCTCCTTTTCATTTTACTAGCTCAACAATTGGTCTTTTTGGTATAGTTGGTGCCACAGGGGCTTTAGCAGCTCCATTAGTTGGAAGGTTAGGAGATAAAGGAAATTCAAGAATTGCTGTAGGATACGGTTGTTTAATGATGTTAATTAGTTTTATTATTTTCTACTTTTCAGGAAGCAGCATAGTAGGGATCATTATCGGAATCGTTTGTATCGATATAGGAATTCAAGGAGTTCATATTTCAAACCAAACAAGAGTTTATTCATTGCTACCAGAAGCTAGAAATAGATTAAATACAGTATTTATGTCATTTAGCTTTCTAGGAACAGCGGCAGGTTCAGCTTATGGATTGTTTTTATGGAAATTAGGAGGCTGGCATGCGGTAACTATAGGATGTGCTGTTTTAGCATTATTGGCATTAACAGTTTATGGCTTAACATACAAATCTAAAAAATAG
- a CDS encoding peptidylprolyl isomerase, which produces MENGIYAKFNTSKGAILVKLAHDLTPGTVGNFVALAEGNMENKVKPQGTKFYDGLTFHRVIPDFMIQGGCPKGTGTGDPGYKFDDEFHPSLKHDRPGVLAMANSGPGTNGSQFYITHVPTSWLDGKHTVFGHVVEGQDIVDSIAQGDELTNVEIVRVGEEAEKWNAIEAFITFKGARNKRDAAMKAEAEAAMEKLAAGFAKTDSGLRYQFIQKGDGKQAENGKTVAVHYEGSLENGKVFDSSYPRKKPIEFRLGQGQVIEGWDEGIALLKVGDKARFVIPSHLGYGPSGAGGVIPPNATLIFDVELMDVK; this is translated from the coding sequence ATGGAAAACGGAATATACGCTAAATTCAATACCTCAAAAGGTGCGATTTTAGTAAAATTAGCTCACGATTTAACACCAGGAACCGTAGGGAATTTTGTAGCTCTTGCAGAAGGAAATATGGAAAATAAGGTAAAGCCACAAGGAACTAAATTTTATGATGGATTAACATTCCATAGAGTTATTCCAGATTTTATGATTCAAGGTGGTTGTCCTAAAGGAACAGGTACAGGAGATCCAGGATACAAATTTGATGATGAATTTCACCCAAGTTTAAAACACGATCGTCCAGGAGTTTTGGCAATGGCAAATTCTGGACCTGGGACTAATGGTTCTCAATTTTACATTACTCACGTTCCTACTTCTTGGTTAGACGGGAAACATACTGTTTTTGGTCACGTTGTAGAAGGTCAAGATATTGTTGATTCAATTGCTCAAGGTGATGAATTAACTAATGTTGAAATCGTAAGAGTAGGTGAAGAAGCTGAAAAATGGAATGCTATCGAAGCTTTTATTACTTTTAAAGGAGCTCGTAATAAGCGTGATGCTGCTATGAAAGCTGAGGCTGAAGCTGCAATGGAAAAATTGGCTGCTGGTTTTGCAAAAACAGATAGCGGTTTACGTTACCAATTTATCCAAAAAGGGGATGGTAAACAAGCAGAAAACGGTAAAACTGTAGCTGTTCACTACGAAGGTTCATTAGAGAATGGTAAAGTATTTGATTCTTCTTACCCAAGAAAAAAACCAATCGAGTTTAGACTAGGTCAAGGTCAAGTTATCGAAGGTTGGGATGAAGGAATTGCTTTATTGAAAGTTGGAGACAAAGCACGTTTCGTAATTCCATCTCATTTAGGATACGGCCCATCTGGAGCAGGTGGAGTTATTCCACCAAACGCAACTTTAATTTTCGACGTTGAATTAATGGACGTTAAGTAA
- a CDS encoding cytochrome c, whose amino-acid sequence MKSRILTVAVLVVIVFSCATKKEAPKVVDVVEPVKSVESIPVVASGQSLYDKNCGGCHKLYKPTAFSKEDWKPILVRMQKKAHLDDVDMALISDYISSQL is encoded by the coding sequence ATGAAATCAAGAATTTTAACTGTAGCAGTCTTAGTTGTTATTGTGTTTTCGTGTGCTACGAAAAAAGAAGCTCCTAAAGTTGTAGATGTTGTTGAACCCGTAAAATCTGTAGAATCAATTCCTGTAGTCGCTTCAGGGCAGAGTCTTTATGATAAAAATTGTGGTGGTTGTCATAAGCTATACAAGCCTACTGCGTTTTCAAAAGAAGATTGGAAACCTATCTTAGTACGTATGCAAAAGAAAGCGCATCTTGACGATGTAGATATGGCTTTGATTTCAGATTATATTTCTTCTCAATTGTAA
- a CDS encoding GreA/GreB family elongation factor, giving the protein MKPIPTFCTTDYQLLRELILKSKNSTNSKEAGQLAQELDRAIVSKGDTLDNSIIRINSHVTIEDVKANKQMKIQIVLPSNADVKEGRISILAPLSVAIIGFKENDEVDWELPAGIKTLKIITVSNALPVSNQ; this is encoded by the coding sequence ATGAAACCAATACCTACTTTCTGTACAACAGATTATCAACTCTTAAGAGAATTGATCTTAAAGAGTAAAAACTCAACAAACTCTAAAGAAGCTGGTCAACTTGCTCAAGAATTAGACAGAGCTATTGTTAGCAAAGGAGACACGCTAGACAATTCGATAATAAGAATCAATTCACACGTTACCATCGAAGATGTTAAAGCAAACAAACAAATGAAAATTCAAATTGTTTTACCTTCAAATGCTGACGTAAAAGAAGGAAGAATTTCTATCCTAGCACCTTTAAGTGTTGCTATAATTGGCTTTAAAGAAAATGACGAAGTTGATTGGGAATTACCTGCTGGAATAAAAACTTTGAAAATAATTACTGTATCTAACGCGCTACCTGTAAGCAATCAATAA
- a CDS encoding thioredoxin family protein, whose translation MAKTLSNMLPLGTLAPKFKLKDTNSNFEYSYDDIKGTKGTLVMFICNHCPYVLHVIEEIVMIANDYRVQGIGVVAISSNDVTKYPEDSPELMTEFAFTHKMDFPYLYDESQEVAKAYDAACTPDFFLFDNQDKLFYRGQLDDSRPGNGITLSGSDLRNAIDSLIYNRNIKNPQKPSMGCNIKWK comes from the coding sequence ATGGCAAAGACTCTTTCAAACATGTTACCACTAGGTACTTTGGCTCCGAAATTTAAATTAAAGGACACTAATTCTAATTTTGAATATTCTTATGACGATATAAAAGGTACAAAAGGAACTCTTGTTATGTTTATATGCAATCATTGTCCCTATGTATTACATGTAATAGAAGAAATTGTCATGATTGCCAACGATTATCGCGTACAGGGAATAGGAGTTGTTGCAATTTCTAGTAATGATGTAACAAAATATCCTGAAGATAGTCCCGAATTAATGACAGAGTTTGCATTTACCCATAAAATGGACTTCCCTTATTTATATGATGAGAGTCAAGAAGTAGCCAAAGCTTACGATGCTGCGTGCACTCCTGATTTTTTCTTATTTGATAATCAAGACAAATTATTTTATCGAGGACAACTTGACGATTCAAGACCTGGCAATGGAATTACCCTTAGCGGAAGCGACTTAAGAAATGCTATAGACTCCTTAATTTACAACCGAAATATCAAGAATCCTCAGAAACCAAGTATGGGTTGCAATATTAAATGGAAATAA